The following coding sequences lie in one Isoalcanivorax indicus genomic window:
- the hemJ gene encoding protoporphyrinogen oxidase HemJ — translation MLWVKAFHLIAVITWFAALFYLPRLFVYHAMAEDSISRERFKIMERKLYRGIMTPSMIATLVLGFWLLWLNPAWMKMGWMHVKLLLVFLLVGYHHVCLAYMKKFAADANTRSHVFYRWFNEVPVVFLIAIVILAVVKPF, via the coding sequence ATGCTCTGGGTCAAAGCCTTTCATCTCATCGCCGTCATCACCTGGTTCGCTGCGCTGTTCTATCTGCCACGGCTGTTCGTCTATCACGCCATGGCCGAGGACAGCATCAGCCGCGAGCGCTTCAAGATCATGGAACGCAAGCTGTACCGGGGCATCATGACCCCCTCGATGATCGCCACGCTGGTGCTGGGCTTCTGGCTGCTGTGGCTGAACCCCGCCTGGATGAAGATGGGCTGGATGCACGTCAAGCTGTTGCTGGTCTTTCTGCTGGTGGGCTACCACCATGTCTGCCTGGCCTACATGAAGAAGTTCGCCGCCGATGCCAATACCAGAAGCCATGTGTTCTATCGCTGGTTCAACGAAGTGCCGGTGGTCTTCCTGATCGCCATCGTCATTCTGGCGGTGGTGAAACCCTTCTGA
- the argC gene encoding N-acetyl-gamma-glutamyl-phosphate reductase — MGASPKTFRAGIVGGTGYTGVELLRLLVNHPQVEVTAITSRSEEGVAVADMFPSLRGHLDLRFTVPDVAQLAELDVVFFATPHNVAMRMMPELMAAGVRVVDLSADFRLRDADLWADWYGETHACPDLLAQAVYGLPERNRDAIATAQLVACPGCYPTAIQLGFLPLLENNLVDSQRLIANAGSGVSGAGRQAKVPMLMAEATESFKAYGASGHRHLPEIEQGLADIASDPVALTFVPHLVPMIRGIHATLYSTLLDPSLALGDLQELYEQRYADEPFVDVMPVGSHPETRFVKGANHCRIALHRPQGRDTLVVLSVIDNLVKGASGQAIQNMNIMLGLPERAGLEGAALLP; from the coding sequence ATGGGCGCGTCCCCCAAGACCTTCCGGGCAGGCATTGTTGGCGGTACCGGCTACACCGGCGTCGAGCTGCTGCGCCTGCTGGTCAATCACCCGCAGGTGGAGGTGACGGCGATTACCTCGCGTAGCGAGGAGGGGGTTGCCGTGGCAGACATGTTCCCGAGTCTGCGCGGGCATCTGGATCTGCGCTTTACGGTGCCGGATGTGGCGCAGCTGGCGGAGCTGGATGTGGTGTTCTTTGCCACGCCGCACAATGTGGCCATGCGCATGATGCCGGAGCTGATGGCGGCGGGGGTCCGGGTGGTGGATCTGTCTGCAGATTTCCGGCTGCGTGATGCGGACCTGTGGGCTGACTGGTATGGCGAGACCCATGCCTGCCCGGATCTGCTGGCGCAGGCGGTGTACGGGTTGCCGGAGCGTAATCGGGACGCCATTGCGACGGCGCAACTGGTGGCCTGCCCGGGGTGCTACCCTACCGCGATCCAGCTGGGCTTCCTGCCGTTGCTGGAGAACAACCTGGTGGATAGCCAGCGCCTGATTGCCAATGCGGGATCCGGCGTCAGCGGTGCCGGGCGTCAGGCCAAGGTGCCGATGCTGATGGCGGAGGCGACCGAGAGCTTCAAGGCCTATGGCGCCTCGGGCCACCGGCACCTGCCGGAAATCGAGCAGGGGCTGGCGGATATCGCCAGCGATCCGGTGGCGCTGACCTTTGTGCCGCATCTGGTGCCGATGATCCGCGGGATCCATGCAACGCTCTACAGCACCTTGCTGGACCCGAGTCTGGCGCTGGGGGATCTGCAGGAGCTGTACGAGCAGCGTTATGCGGACGAGCCCTTCGTGGATGTGATGCCGGTGGGCAGCCATCCTGAGACGCGGTTCGTGAAAGGCGCCAATCATTGCCGGATTGCGCTGCATCGTCCGCAGGGCCGTGACACACTGGTGGTGTTGTCGGTCATCGACAATCTGGTCAAGGGCGCTTCAGGCCAGGCCATCCAGAACATGAACATCATGCTCGGTCTGCCTGAACGGGCCGGTCTCGAAGGGGCCGCACTGCTGCCATGA
- a CDS encoding DUF6776 family protein has product MPGHRRKKRSSELTLMPVDLRRQTWVRALLSLVAVLAVVLAFFGGYHSGGSEGWATNIEQQRLKAKVKQLESALREARDELVLHRTGSEVTYQAQEQVRQELRGLRDQIAELEEAAAFYKNVMSPGAGEQGLRIERFELSATDTPGVFSYRLVLTQVGDNSNFIAGDVSMTLDGQQDGNRITVSGNDLISQDDSTTQFRFRYFQELSGRLELPGEILPRNITVEAVASGRGGQRTERQFGWQLQERDSARAG; this is encoded by the coding sequence ATGCCGGGACACCGCCGAAAGAAACGCAGTAGCGAACTGACGTTGATGCCCGTGGATCTGCGCCGCCAGACCTGGGTGCGGGCGCTGCTGAGCCTGGTGGCCGTGCTGGCGGTGGTGCTGGCGTTTTTCGGCGGCTACCACAGTGGGGGGAGCGAAGGCTGGGCCACCAATATCGAGCAGCAGCGCCTGAAGGCCAAGGTCAAGCAACTGGAATCTGCCCTGCGCGAGGCCCGGGACGAACTGGTACTGCATCGCACCGGCAGCGAGGTCACCTATCAGGCCCAGGAACAGGTGCGCCAGGAACTGCGTGGCCTGCGTGATCAGATCGCCGAACTGGAAGAGGCGGCGGCCTTCTACAAGAACGTCATGTCCCCGGGGGCTGGCGAGCAGGGCCTGCGGATCGAGCGGTTCGAACTGAGTGCCACGGATACGCCGGGGGTCTTCAGTTACAGACTGGTGTTGACGCAGGTCGGTGATAACAGCAACTTTATCGCCGGGGATGTTTCCATGACCCTGGATGGACAACAGGACGGTAACCGGATCACCGTGTCCGGCAATGACCTCATCAGTCAGGACGACAGCACAACACAGTTCCGTTTCCGTTATTTCCAGGAGCTTTCCGGCCGCCTGGAACTGCCCGGTGAGATACTGCCGCGCAATATCACCGTGGAGGCTGTGGCCTCAGGGCGCGGCGGGCAACGGACGGAGCGTCAATTTGGCTGGCAGTTACAGGAGAGAGACAGTGCTCGGGCGGGATAA
- a CDS encoding bactofilin family protein, with product MLGRDKKVREDYRNHTLVAPTAEIKGDISFSGGLHVQGRVEGNISVSGQGGRLVIGETGVVKGEVRVPRIVINGRVEGDVHATEQLELAEKAVIEGNVYYNLIEMVVGAQVNGKLVRQGERKNLPAPDAGKAAPEAAETKPAGQPNT from the coding sequence GTGCTCGGGCGGGATAAGAAAGTACGCGAAGATTACCGTAACCATACCCTGGTGGCGCCGACCGCGGAGATCAAGGGGGATATCAGCTTCTCGGGCGGCCTGCATGTGCAGGGCCGTGTGGAGGGCAATATCAGTGTGTCCGGCCAGGGCGGCCGTCTGGTGATCGGCGAGACCGGCGTGGTCAAGGGCGAGGTGCGGGTGCCGCGCATCGTCATCAATGGCCGTGTCGAGGGGGATGTGCACGCGACCGAACAGCTGGAGCTGGCCGAGAAAGCCGTCATCGAGGGTAACGTCTACTACAACCTGATCGAGATGGTGGTGGGTGCTCAGGTCAACGGCAAGCTGGTGCGCCAGGGCGAGCGCAAGAACCTGCCTGCGCCGGATGCGGGCAAAGCGGCCCCCGAAGCGGCGGAGACCAAACCGGCGGGCCAGCCGAATACTTGA
- the erpA gene encoding iron-sulfur cluster insertion protein ErpA, with the protein MTDLILLSDRAAAKVRDLRDEEGNPALKLRVYITGGGCSGFSYGFTFDEQAKDDDTVVDNGDVTLLVDAMSIQYLAGSEVDYEQGLMGSRFVIQNPNATSTCGCGSSFSI; encoded by the coding sequence ATGACCGATCTGATCCTCCTGAGCGATCGCGCTGCTGCCAAGGTGCGCGATCTGCGTGATGAAGAAGGCAATCCGGCACTCAAGCTGCGGGTGTATATCACCGGTGGTGGCTGTTCCGGATTTTCCTATGGCTTCACGTTCGACGAACAGGCCAAGGACGACGATACCGTTGTGGACAATGGTGACGTCACCCTGCTGGTGGATGCCATGAGCATCCAGTATCTGGCGGGTTCCGAAGTGGATTACGAACAGGGCCTGATGGGCTCGCGCTTCGTCATCCAGAACCCCAATGCCACCTCGACCTGCGGCTGCGGCTCCTCGTTTTCCATCTGA